From the genome of Cryptococcus neoformans var. grubii H99 chromosome 11, complete sequence:
AGTATTGAGACGTTCTTCGTAATCTTCAACCATGCGCAGATCCCACAGGCGAACGTTGCCATCAGCACCGCCGGTCAGACATAAAGTATCTTCGACCTGCAAGGTTTTGACAGTCCCTGAAAGTACTGTCAATCACGAGCTCATCACATATAATCATTGACTCACCTCTATGTCCTCGCAACTGTCCAAtctcctcaccatcacACAGGTCCCAAACCTTGACAACGTCGTCCTGTCCGGCAGTAACAAGCATTCCGTATGGTTCGTCAAAGTCCAGTGCTGTGATAGGTGCGGTGTGTCCATTTAAGGTCTGTTCCTCACATCAGATATGATTGTTTTCCGCTCTAATAATGATACTTACCATGAAAGCCACGCCAGATGGCAGCTCATCATGTTCTGAAGGCAGGAACGCCGgaccctttcttctccttgagcTTTTATTGCTGATGCCAACAGCACTGGAGCTAAGAGGCAATGACTTTGCGCCCGCTGCTGCTTTGATGGCCGGCGAGGCCATGAGCTCCTGCACACCCTCTAGTTCATCATCTAACtccaaatcttcttcttgaagatgaagaagggatgcCTCAAGGTGACGGCGGATATCTTCCAACGTGTCAATCTTAGCTCCCACTTCAGCGATCTCAGATTGTATCAAGGACTAGATATATGTAAGTATCGGCAACCACCACAATAAAATCATGCTTCGACGCACCTGCCTGACATGCAGATTCTCCTTATCCTGGCCAATCTCGTCTGCTTGTTTAGCCAGATCTTCTAACCTCAGTTTGCCTTCCAAATGTCTTCCTTCTGTGAATCTCCtgctctccctcttctttcgtttcttttttgccGCATGCCGGCCCACACCGAGTTCcccatcgtcttcatcttctcccttttctgTTAATAATCCTCGTGCTCGATCCCCCAGTTTCTTCAACCCAATCTTGCCTCCCAAATCTTCGTCCACAATTCCACCTctcaccatccttctccgctGCTTCGCCAGCTCTGACGAGGGTATCGTGGCCTTGAAGCCTCTTATTAGACTGGGTGAGTTTTGGTCATTTCGAGGATGTGAGGGATCGTCAAGCGAAAGTGAAGCAAGATTGTCTACTGCCTCCAAAATagcaagagaagaggcagtCGGCCGGGAAGACTTGTTGAAAGGGAGGTTGGTAGGGAGGCGCAACAACGGGTATGGTGCACCGGGATGCGAGGGCTTTGAAAGCGACTGTTGGCTAGATGAGGCGGCATTCAAAAATCGCGGTTGCATCAAGGAAGGAGCGACTGCATGTCTAGATTAGCGATTTCTGTCTGTATATCTAAAGAAATTACCATGAGTGTTACCTACGGTCTGACAAGATCTTAGCACTCTCTGACCGTCTGTGATCTCCTTGAAAGGGACCAATTAAGACCTCTTTGGCGATAGAGAGTGTGCCATTCAAAGATGAGAGGTATGGTGATGAAATTGGATCCAGCGCTGAGCGTAGAGGCTTgtcatgatcatgatggtTGGCCATGGGTAGTTTTGCAACGTGCGGGCTTATTGCCGAACTTCAAAAATGTAAAAcgaatgggaagaagagaaagtaAAGAGAAGCCGCGAAGAATGAGGTCAGCGGCGGTAACGGCGGCAGCGAGAAAACGCTTTGaggcgacgaagaagcgTCTTTTTTATGGTCTTCTCGACATGTCGTATTCTAAAGACCTCTACATAATCATAATAACTTCTGGGCCATTGATTTTCAGGCGGCCAAGTACGCTTAAATGGCTCTTGTCACTATCACCGGCTTCCCATGCTCTGGCAAGTCCACCCGCGCCCAGCAACTCAAGCAGTATTTTGAAAAACGTCTGAAAGAGCCGGAATATGACGGTCCAGCTCTTGAAGTGGTGGTCGTAGACGATGAGTCATCTCATGTACCCCGCTCCACCTATGATTGTATGTACTTATTACTGTTAGTGGACACCTTAGCTCATAAGCACTCAGCCAGCGCTCAGGAAAAACCAGGCCGTGCAAGCTTGTTCTCCAATGTCAACCGTTCGTTGGGAACAGACACCATCACCATTGTGGACTCTGCCAACTATATAAAAGGCTTCCGCTACCAAATGTACTGTGCTGCCCGGGAGGCGCATACTCGAGTCGCTACTGTAAGCTTATTATTGTCTTTATGGTTATCCTAGCTGACAATGCGTCAAGATTCACGTTGTTGCCCCACCTGATATGTGTCGAAAATGGCATGAAAAACGAGGAGAATGCTCTTACAAGCAAGCTACGTACGCGATGGCTCGTTGAATTCTCAGAGCAACTGCTAAACTGGAAAGCAGGTTCGATAATCTTATCATGCGATACGAAGAACCGTCATCCATGGTTCGATGGGATAGCCCACTGTTTACTATACCGTGGGATGAGAATCCGCCATTCGAAGACATATGGAATGCCATTATAAAAGGTGACAAGAAACCTCCTACTTCTGCTGTCCTTCAGGTGAGTATTGCTTTCTACTAATATTGGCACTATTTTTGACTCTGAGCTCAGAGGAGCAAACCACCACCGAATACTCTTCAAACTTTAACCGCAACCACTTCTCTCATAaattcttccctcctctctcaccTCACTTCTCTGCCAAattccaccaccttccccataccttctcctccagccccatcgtcttcctccttggtTCTCCGCCTACCAGCGAAGAAAATAACGCTCAGTGAGATGTCCAGACTGAAAAGGCAGTACGAGACAGTGCAGGTTAAGGCACAGGCTAGCGGAGGTTTAGCAGCGGCAGGAAACTGGACAGAAGGGGAAGTCGCAACGGGATACGTGAGATTTTTAGAACAGACTTGGGAGACTGGGTGATGTAGAGGTATTTGTGCTAATATAATGCATATCAAGAATGCTACAATGGTATTCCTAACGCTGGTTATCTGTGATATATGTTTCTAATCTAAAGACGGACAATTTTCCGGCTTCAGTTGATAGTTTCGCCTTTGCTCATCTGTTATATGTTAGATCAACAGGGCAACTCTCGACACAATTCGTTTACAGGGGAGTAACTTACAAGTTTCCACTTGCTCGTATGCTCGGTTCAACCTCACTTGATCCTCCTCTGCCCCTCCGATGTCCGAGTGCTTGATTTTGCATAAAGTATAATACTTCTCTTTCAAGATGGAATTgacctctttctctctgGATTTATCGAGGAGTTCAACTGCAAGATTTTCTACTCCCAGCTCTGCGTAGTATCCGTTGCGGTCGTGAAGTTTTCTCAGAGCATATTGCTCAGATGGACCATAGATGGAACTACCAATCTTTTCCGCCTTGGCTCTCGCAAACTTCTCGTAGACCGCTTGTCGTTTGGTGCTGTGGGATCCAGAGGAAGTCCAAGCTGAAGATTTAAGCGAAGATGGTCCGAATAATCTAGAAGACAGAGAAGATGCGGGGGACACGTTAGAAGCCACGGAACGCTTAGCTCGAATGGTAGGATCAACtttggagaaaagggaggaagaggaagttgTCGTCGCTTTTTTCTCGATTGGGAATGATGGCTCAGAGAAAGCTTGTCCTTGACCACATAACACTTTTCCTGTATATTCCCTGCGCAACAACTGGATAAATTTGACGCTCGTTGCGATGAGAAAATAAACTCACATCAGGGACTGTAGATGAGGGACAGCCGCGGAACCTATCAGAGGAATGATTTTATCGTCTTCCCAAGTCTCTCTCCTAATGGGACCCCCCCGGCGCATGGCATTGAACAAGGTTGAAACAACGCTGGAGGATCCTTGATCCCCCATCAAACAGTATCCTATGCCTCTCTCGGGGTGATCAAGCCATGTTCGACTGAAGATAAGCCCATTGTTCTAACAGTTTGATATTAGTACCGTCCTTATATGTCCTATAGACATACGTAGTTAACATGATTAGATGTCTGTGCCTTCCCTTTGGGCCAATCAACCATTAAATTGTGGCCATTATCGTTCAATTCGCCATCGGTAACAGCTATTTCCCCGGAAGATAGATACATTTTGTAAAGCAGACCTAATTGCCATTTATAAGTATTGTTGAATGCGTCTTCGTATTTTGAGCTTACGATACGTTGGGATGGCAAACAGTTTCTGGGCATGTCAGCTCAGGTCAATTCACCATATTGCCTTGACAACATACTGTATCTCTCACTCGAACATGGATATCCTCCCACTCGCCGAACGTAGCATCGTGGGCTGAAATTATATTTTCCATATCTGATCGCCCAAGTCTGGGTGGGCCCCATGCAAATTTAGGACTTGTCACAGGATCGTATTGATTATTGTcgtgaagaggagcaggagcacCGACGTTTCTGAAATCTCCGATGTACGGTGCTGGAGTTGGGGAGGGCAGAAAGTCTGACAAATTTATCATAGAGCCGTTGAGTATCTTTTCTATTGATTCTTGCCTCATTCGAAGTACTTCCCGGAAATAGAGTCCACTGGCTGGCGCTTTAGTCTATATCAGACACAAAATACAACGCTAACTGAACTTACCTGCACCAATGACTGTCCGGAACAGCTGCTATATTCAGACCTATTTCGGTGCAGAAACGCTGGGCGACATTCGCGTAATCTTGCCCTCCTGTATGGCGATGTATGGCTTCTGAGCGCAAATCTGAGAGAATACAAAGAGTCCAAAAAGGGATGATATGTGTTTCGTGATAGCGGTAATTGTGCTaagaaagaggaaacaGAATGAGCTCATAAACAATTCACCTTGATAGTCTTCAAGACGGATAGCTAGTTACACGTACCCATATAGAATTCAGGTGAGCTGCTCGAGCCGACTCTGTGTTAAACATCatcaaggaaagaggtttTATGAACCATATTCGCTGATAGGGATCCTGCTCCACCAAAGTCTCTATGAGCGATGAGCCGCCACCATAAACTTGCTTATTTGCTGGCCGAACCGCGTATGTGCGGCTGTTTGAGATTTTTGCCGTTCGACTGACATGCTGAGCGCAAGAAAAGGTGCGAGATGTTGGCGGGGGTATCAGGCGACCAATGGGCATTGGATAAAAGCGTATGCCTATACTCCTGAATTTTTCGGGATTTCAGAAGTGGATTACTGCAAAAGTATGTTCGTATGAAGTTTTATTCTAGAGAGCGCTGCAGCCAGCCGGCAAGATCAACAATAACGAAGAATAAGCAAGACGAGCATAGAAAATAGAGTAAGCGTGCCTGGCCCAAACATAATAATATAAAAAAGCGATGGTGGGCGGCCGTCGCCCCTCTTTACGCGACTACTAGTTTCTTGACTTCTTTGCAAATGAGATCGGGGACAAGGGACAATGGTCTGTCGAGGTGATTATGCAACTACTATCAACTTGCGGCTCACTGAAGCGGAACGGATTGCTGCTAAACATGTACGACAGTGATCTCATATGTATGTCTCACAGATCGTCTGCATCGAGTTACTTCTGTAGTCTCATTTATTTCGATGTAACTCCAACCTTCGATCTTACAGTACACCcgcctccttcatcttggcGACAAGCTCCTGGACAGTCTCAACCTGCAAGACATAAGCAGAGAATATCAGTGCCATGCAAAGCGGACTAACCTTGCCACCGCCTTGACGCTTAGGAGGTTCAGTGACGGAAACAGTCTCGAGTCGGGGAGTCTGAAAAAGGGTCAGCAAAGAGCGTTTCAAAATATGCTGGAACATACAAAGTCAAGACCGAGGTCCTCAGGTTTGAGAGtttcaatcttcttcttcttagcCTTCATGATATTAGGCAAGGAGGCATATCGAGGCTCTTCAGGAACGTTAGATGCTACTGGTCTTCAAGTAAATATCTGATACAAACGTACCGTTCAATCGAAGGTCAGTAGTGATGACCATAGGAATCTTGCTCTCAACAACTTCCAAACCACCATCAATTTCTCTTGTGACCTCAATCCTGCCGCCCTTCTCGATCACAACCTTGCTAGCGAAAGACCCTTGTCCCCACCCAAGCATACCAGCAAGCATACCTCCAGTGGCACCGGTGTCATCATCGATTGCCTGCTTACCCATAAAGACGAGGTCAAATTTTTTGCCGGCTTTTTCTGAGCGTTCGATAATGGCCTTGATAGCATGAGCAACGGAGAGAGGCTCAACGATAGTGTTTTCGGGGGTGGTGATGTGAATACCAGTGTCAGCACCCATGGCGAGGGCGGTACGGATGGTGTCGGCAGCCTTAGGAGGGCCAATGGAAAGGGCAGTGATAGATTCGACCTTCTCGCCAGACTTGTCTCGCTGGCGAATAGCCTCCTCCACGGCTGAATTGGGTCAGGACTTCTTCAATTAAATTTCGAGTCATGTGAGCTTACCGATTTCGTCAAAGGGGTTCTGTAATTGGAAGTCAGCGAATTACACAGATGATGCAGGAGCAGACCTACCATAGAGTGCTTGACATTGGTGTCCACGCCCTTGCCGTCAGCGGCGACTCGGATCTTGCTGCAGACATAAGATGAGCTCGGCCGAACACGCCTCTTTTTACGGTCAAAGGGCGATCACTCACACAGCATAGTCGATGGACCTCTTAACGGGGACaaggatgttgatgagagATGGGAGAGTGGGACGCATTGCGGGTAACGTGATCTCCTGGCAGAGTGTGCGGAGGTGAGGTATtagagatggaggaaatgTAATAGAAGACGGCTGCCCGGGTTGTTCTTCATCGGCTCTTTCCCTGCGGTTTTCCGATGGCAGCTGGCTTAACCGGGGGACCAATTGTGTTACGTAAAACTTTCCTCTCAACGTCATCATATTTTGATTGATGGCAACAACAAGCaacgaagaggagcaaTAGATGGGCCACTGGCGGTGGGACCAATATTCTTTCGATCAATTCTCAGGTAAACATTGCAAGCCGCTCACAAGACATGACCAGGACAGCTCATCACCCTCATCCAACTCCCTCCTTTCCAGTGTACTGTCTTGACTGGGCTGACGACGCTAAGCTGATCCTtggaggtggtggcggAGCAACCCGAAGCGGCATTCAAAACAAGCTGGTAAGTCTGTTCTACCGTTCATCAAATCTCATCGATGTGCTCATGAGATATATAGAAACTGTGCAAAGTCtcaaaagatggaaagtCTTTGAGTTATTTGACTGAACTTGCCCTCAGcaatgatgaagatgcgcCAATGACTATGGCTATTGACAAAAAGGTATGTGAAAATCATGCAATCTACCGATGGTAAATCTAATGCGAGGGCCATTGGTAGACCACAAGCATTGTCACGGGCATCAATGGCCCTTCATCGGCCATTCAAGCTGAAAATAATGACCACTGCAGAGTTTATTCATTCAGTGACAATAAGTAGGTTCCGCTTCCATGGCATGGTCCCATGCTGACTCCTTCTTTAGAATTGAGCTAGTCGGAGGGCAGAAAACCATAGGGGCTGATTGGTCCGACGATTATCCTTACCAAGTGGGTCCATCAGTGCTTGCAGCTGTCAAACGTACTGATCGAAAAAAATATAGAAATTCACTGTCC
Proteins encoded in this window:
- a CDS encoding mitochondrial division protein 1; this translates as MANHHDHDKPLRSALDPISSPYLSSLNGTLSIAKEVLIGPFQGDHRRSESAKILSDLAPSLMQPRFLNAASSSQQSLSKPSHPGAPYPLLRLPTNLPFNKSSRPTASSLAILEAVDNLASLSLDDPSHPRNDQNSPSLIRGFKATIPSSELAKQRRRMVRGGIVDEDLGGKIGLKKLGDRARGLLTEKGEDEDDGELGVGRHAAKKKRKKRESRRFTEGRHLEGKLRLEDLAKQADEIGQDKENLHVRQSLIQSEIAEVGAKIDTLEDIRRHLEASLLHLQEEDLELDDELEGVQELMASPAIKAAAGAKSLPLSSSAVGISNKSSRRRKGPAFLPSEHDELPSGVAFMTLNGHTAPITALDFDEPYGMLVTAGQDDVVKVWDLCDGEEIGQLRGHRGTVKTLQVEDTLCLTGGADGNVRLWDLRMVEDYEERLNTQLAELARQDPLERIAEQRAHEEDGEHAEENDELPDGTLQDPQCGDGSPCVRTLEGHSKSVTSLYYEDGCLVTGSSDKTIRQWDVATGQCVLTMDILWAISNPPPPPSSAPPQRPPRLSHRSSTSFGSNTYEDILPSPGASLVGMSGAALLSAATGQNFAVPTPPYADGTWEMYQDFVGGVQFWGYALASGSGDGGVRMWDMRTGQAHRTLIGHTAPVTCLQFDEQYIVTGSLDRTVRIWDLRMGSVSEVHKYEYPVTALQFDSRKVVACTGENGVEVYNRTTHAHSRLVVNGHTKPAEKMRFIDKYLVSGGRDGCAKVWAM
- a CDS encoding protein KTI12 gives rise to the protein MALVTITGFPCSGKSTRAQQLKQYFEKRLKEPEYDGPALEVVVVDDESSHVPRSTYDSSAQEKPGRASLFSNVNRSLGTDTITIVDSANYIKGFRYQMYCAAREAHTRVATIHVVAPPDMCRKWHEKRGECSYKQATFDNLIMRYEEPSSMVRWDSPLFTIPWDENPPFEDIWNAIIKGDKKPPTSAVLQRSKPPPNTLQTLTATTSLINSSLLSHLTSLPNSTTFPIPSPPAPSSSSLVLRLPAKKITLSEMSRLKRQYETVQVKAQASGGLAAAGNWTEGEVATGYVRFLEQTWETG
- a CDS encoding electron transfer flavoprotein beta subunit; the protein is MRPTLPSLINILVPVKRSIDYAVKIRVAADGKGVDTNVKHSMNPFDEIAVEEAIRQRDKSGEKVESITALSIGPPKAADTIRTALAMGADTGIHITTPENTIVEPLSVAHAIKAIIERSEKAGKKFDLVFMGKQAIDDDTGATGGMLAGMLGWGQGSFASKVVIEKGGRIEVTREIDGGLEVVESKIPMVITTDLRLNEPRYASLPNIMKAKKKKIETLKPEDLGLDFTPRLETVSVTEPPKRQGGGKVETVQELVAKMKEAGVL